The following coding sequences are from one Panicum hallii strain FIL2 chromosome 5, PHallii_v3.1, whole genome shotgun sequence window:
- the LOC112893562 gene encoding uncharacterized protein LOC112893562 isoform X2 translates to MRRDGNEGDVRSQGRDDAIMFGPDDDGVRIPTQTETLVKGTAMVAEPEYKPIPDLDYLQELLAIQQQGPRAIGFFGTRNMGFMHQQLIEILSYAMVITKNHIFTSGASGTNAAVIRGALRAEKPELLTVILPQSLKKQPPESQELLSKVQNLIEKPQYDHLPLIEASRLCNMDIISKVQQVICFAFHDSKLLMETCQEAKNLRKIVTLFYLD, encoded by the exons ATGCGAAGAGATGGGAATGAAGGTGATGTGAGGAGTCAAGGAAGGGATGATGCTATTATGTTTGGGCCAGATGATGATGGTGTGAGGATTCCTACTCAGACAGAGACTCTCGTCAAGGGTACTGCAATGGTTGCTGAACCAGAATACAAGCCGATCCCTGATCTAGATTACCTACAA GAGCTGCTGGCTATTCAGCAGCAAGGACCTCGTGCAATAGGTTTCTTTGGAACCCGCAACATGGGTTTCATGCATCAACAGCTTATTGAGATCCTGAGCTATGCTATGGTCATAACA AAAAATCACATATTCACATCTGGGGCGTCCGGAACTAATGCAGCTGTTATCAGGGGCGCTTTAAGAGCTGAAAAGCCTGAGTTGCTTACTGTAATTTTACCTCAAAGTCTAAAGAAGCAGCCTCCTGAAAGCCAAGAACTGTTGTCTAAA GTACAAAACTTGATTGAGAAGCCACAGTATGACCATTTACCGCTGATTGAGGCTAGCAG GTTATGCAACATGGACATCATCTCGAAGGTCCAACAGGTGATCTGCTTCGCGTTCCATGACAGCAAGCTGCTGATGGAGACATGCCAGGAGGCCAAGAACCTCCGGAAGATCGTGACGCTTTTCTACTTGGATTAG
- the LOC112893562 gene encoding uncharacterized protein LOC112893562 isoform X1, with the protein MTMSGSCAAAPVAGLPSLRTPPPTNLRLGGFLHCSSAARSPGGAPLGWTQGAKKQTTTPPAVARLNRLLCGYMRRDGNEGDVRSQGRDDAIMFGPDDDGVRIPTQTETLVKGTAMVAEPEYKPIPDLDYLQELLAIQQQGPRAIGFFGTRNMGFMHQQLIEILSYAMVITKNHIFTSGASGTNAAVIRGALRAEKPELLTVILPQSLKKQPPESQELLSKVQNLIEKPQYDHLPLIEASRLCNMDIISKVQQVICFAFHDSKLLMETCQEAKNLRKIVTLFYLD; encoded by the exons ATGACGATGTCGGGTTCTTGCGCCGCGGCGCCCGTTGCCGGCCTTCCCTCGTTGAGGACGCCGCCGCCAACGAACCTGAGACTTGGCGGCTTCTTGCACTGTTCCTCGGCCGCGCGGAGCCCCGGCGGCGCCCCGCTGGGATGGACTCAGGGGGCCAAGAAGCAGACAACGACGCCGCCGGCAGTGGCGCGGCTGAACCGG TTGCTCTGCGGATACATGCGAAGAGATGGGAATGAAGGTGATGTGAGGAGTCAAGGAAGGGATGATGCTATTATGTTTGGGCCAGATGATGATGGTGTGAGGATTCCTACTCAGACAGAGACTCTCGTCAAGGGTACTGCAATGGTTGCTGAACCAGAATACAAGCCGATCCCTGATCTAGATTACCTACAA GAGCTGCTGGCTATTCAGCAGCAAGGACCTCGTGCAATAGGTTTCTTTGGAACCCGCAACATGGGTTTCATGCATCAACAGCTTATTGAGATCCTGAGCTATGCTATGGTCATAACA AAAAATCACATATTCACATCTGGGGCGTCCGGAACTAATGCAGCTGTTATCAGGGGCGCTTTAAGAGCTGAAAAGCCTGAGTTGCTTACTGTAATTTTACCTCAAAGTCTAAAGAAGCAGCCTCCTGAAAGCCAAGAACTGTTGTCTAAA GTACAAAACTTGATTGAGAAGCCACAGTATGACCATTTACCGCTGATTGAGGCTAGCAG GTTATGCAACATGGACATCATCTCGAAGGTCCAACAGGTGATCTGCTTCGCGTTCCATGACAGCAAGCTGCTGATGGAGACATGCCAGGAGGCCAAGAACCTCCGGAAGATCGTGACGCTTTTCTACTTGGATTAG
- the LOC112895040 gene encoding uncharacterized protein LOC112895040 — MATRRWWRRRDGGDDDADDLVPLDTQEQEELVRSLEQKQAQQSSRWRRVFAGFLLGYAAFLVYSSFHHAWSPWELRYHAYFMEDLPAPMVIIADWIAALACLFAVKGLLQNSGPSKKWMWYSCYIGILVAIFWTYYILRLPRIRWDVAWLPLGPLIAGALSLYVDHVLLESMHDISTLRSYMYNFKAL; from the exons ATGACGCCGACGACCTCGTTCCCTTGGACACCCAAG AGCAAGAGGAGCTGGTCCGGTCGCTGGAGCAGAAGCAGGCGCAGCAGAGCAGCCGTTGGAGG CGCGTCTTCGCGGGATTCCTCCTGGGTTACGCGGCCTTCCTGGTCTACTCCAGCTTCCACCACGCCTGGTCTCCTTGGGAGCTG CGGTACCATGCTTACTTCATGGAAGATTTGCCTGCACCAATGGTCATAATTGCAG ATTGGATAGCTGCCCTAGCATGTCTCTTTGCCGTTAAAGGATTACTACAGAATTCAGGCCCATCAAAGAAGTGGATGTGGTATTCATGCTATATTGGCATTTTGGTAGCCATCTTTTGGACGTACTACATCTTGAG GTTGCCAAGAATTCGATGGGATGTGGCATGGCTCCCACTCGGGCCTCTAAT AGCTGGTGCATTGAGCCTGTACGTGGACCATGTGCTTCTGGAGTCGATGCACGATATCAGCACATTGAGGAGTTACATGTATAACTTCAAGGCCTTGTAA
- the LOC112892345 gene encoding vacuolar-processing enzyme-like isoform X1 — translation MMAARLRLALLLSVCLCAARARPSLEPAIRLPSERAAAGAAEGTDDAVGTRWAVLIAGSNGYYNYRHQADICHAYQIMKKGGLKDENIIVFMYDDIAHSPENPRPGVIINHPQGGDVYAGVPKDYTGREVNVNNFFAVLLGNKTAVSGGSGKVVDSGPNDHIFVFYSDHGGPGVLGMPTYPYLYGDDLVDVLKKKHAAGTYKSLVFYLEACESGSIFEGLLPNDINVYATTASNAEESSWGTYCPGEFPSPPPEYDTCLGDLYSIAWMEDSDFHNLRTESLKQQYNLVKDRTSVHNTYSYGSHVMQYGSLNLNVQHLFSYIGTNPANDGNKFVEGNSLPSFTRAVNQRDADLVYFWQKYRKMAEGSPGKNDARKELLEVMAHRSHVDNSVELIGSLLFGSEDGPRVLKAVRAAGEPLVDDWSCLKSMVRAFEAQCGSLAQYGMKHMRSFANICNAGILPEAVSKVAAQACTSIPSNPWSSIHKGFSA, via the exons ATGAtggccgctcgcctccgcctcgCGCTGCTGCTCTCCGTCTGCCTGTGCGCCGCGCGGGCGCGGCCCAGCCTCGAGCCGGCCATCCGCCTCCCGTcggagcgcgcggcggcgggggcggccgagGGGACGGACGACGCCGTCGGGACCCGGTGGGCCGTGCTCATCGCCGGCTCAAACGGCTACTACAACTACCGCCACCAG GCGGACATCTGCCATGCCTACCAGATCATGAAGAAGGGCGGACTCAAGGACGAAAACATCATCGTCTTCATGTACGACGATATCGCTCACAGCCCGGAGAATCCGAGGCCTGGTGTCATCATCAACCATCCCCAGGGTGGCGATGTCTATGCTGGGGTTCCAAAG GATTACACTGGGAGGGAGGTCAATGTCAACAATTTCTTCGCTGTTCTGCTTGGCAACAAAACAGCTGTCAGTGGTGGGAGCGGCAAGGTTGTGGATAGTGGCCCCAATGATCATATTTTCGTTTTCTACAGTGACCATGGGGGTCCTGGTGTCCTTG GGATGCCTACCTACCCGTACCTCTACGGCGATGACCTCGTAGATGTCCTGAAGAAGAAGCATGCTGCCGGGACGTACAAAAGCCTG GTCTTTTACCTTGAAGCATGTGAATCTGGGAGCATATTTGAGGGCCTCCTGCCCAACGACATCAATGTGTACGCGACCACTGCTTCAAATGCAGAGGAGAGCAGCTGGGGAACGTACTGCCCTGGCGAGTTCCCGAGCCCTCCGCCAGAGTATGATACCTGCTTGGGAGACTTGTATAGTATTGCTTGGATGGAAGACAG TGATTTCCACAATTTGCGAACTGAGTCTCTCAAGCAACAATACAATTTG GTCAAGGATAGGACGTCGGTTCACAACACTTACAGCTATGGTTCCCATGTGATGCAATACGGTTCACTGAACCTGAATGTGCAGCATTTATTTTCTTACATTGGCACAAACCCTGCTAACGATGGCAACAAGTTTGTGGAAGGCAATTCATTGCCATCATTCACAAGAGCTGTTAATCAGCGTGATGCTGATCTTGTTTACTTCTGGCAAAAG TACCGGAAAATGGCTGAGGGCTCACCTGGGAAAAATGATGCCCGGAAGGAATTGCTTGAAGTGATGGCCCACAGATCTCATGTTGACAACAGTGTTGAGCTGATTGGAAGCCTTCTCTTTGGCTCAGAGGACGGTCCAAGGGTTCTGAAGGCTGTTCGTGCAGCTGGTGAACCTTTGGTTGATGATTGGAGCTGCCTCAAGTCCATG GTTCGTGCATTTGAGGCGCAGTGTGGGTCGTTGGCGCAGTATGGAATGAAGCACATGAGGTCCTTTGCAAACATCTGCAATGCCGGCATCCTTCCTGAAGCAGTGTCAAAGGTCGCTGCTCAGGCTTGCACCAGCATTCCTTCCAACCCCTGGAGCTCCATCCACAAGGGTTTTAGTGCCTAA
- the LOC112895022 gene encoding pentatricopeptide repeat-containing protein At1g10910, chloroplastic isoform X1, with the protein MEASSSLPMLAASSFLPPPQLLAPTCPRRAIPFVRVTAQTLEVPEAPKAPRPSPRRSAVAEVKASPDPVAALNRFEDVLQTQDCNIILRHCGDTRRWDDLSKVFEWMQEREMTNAASYSSYFKYLGLSRDPARALQVYGAIQDHPMRVQVSVCNSVLGCLVKNGRFDSSFKLYDEMIREGLSPDPFTYSTLLSGCMKLKQGYTKAMGLINEMKSRCLQMDSVIYGTLLAICASHNYCEEAEVYFQKMKDEGHSPNLFHYSSLLNAYSENADYGKAEMLMKDLRSSGLTPNKVMLTTLLKVYSKGGIFEKAKELLTELEASGFAQDEMPYCILIDGLVKGGKIEEAKVLFNEMKGKGVKSDGYAFSIMISALHRGGHHQESKQLAKEFETENASYDLVMLNTSLRTYCSTNDMESVMSMLKKMDELNISPDNITFNTLIRYFCNAKVYHLAYKTIEDMHTKGHQLNEELCSYVMVQLGKAGFPSESFSVYNMLRYSKRTVRKSLHEKALGILISAELLKDAYIVVKDNAELISPSSLEKFARSFMVSGNINLINDVMKALNRSGWRISQVFFCAKGTVYPLVSSAATKDIFGRAIQRYIRKPDKKHMLLCLLDWMTGQGYSVDSSSRNLLLKNAQLFGQNQLIAEILSKQQTASRTIGQRHKK; encoded by the exons ATGGAAGCCTCGTCGTCCTTGCCGATGctcgccgcctccagcttccTCCCCCCGCCGCAGCTGCTGGCGCCGACATGCCCCCGGCGGGCCATCCCCTTCGTCCGCGTGACCGCGCAGACACTAGAAGTGCCGGAGGCGCCCAAAGCCCCGCGGCCGTCGCCTAGGCGCAGCGCCGTCGCCGAGGTCAAGGCCTCCCCCGACCCCGTAGCCGCGCTGAACAG GTTTGAGGATGTGCTGCAGACACAGGACTGCAACATAATCTTGCGCCACTGCGGTGATACCAGGCGCTGGGATGACCTCTCTAAG GTCTTCGAGTGGATGCAAGAGCGTGAAATGACCAACGCTGCTTCCTATAGCAGTTACTTCAAGTACCTTGGACTGAGCCGTGACCCCGCAAGGGCGCTGCAAGTGTATGGTGCCATCCAAGACCACCCGATGAGGGTTCAGGTCTCCGTCTGTAATTCGGTGCTTGGGTGCTTGGTGAAGAATGGGAGGTTTGACAGCAGCTTCAAGCTCTATGACGAGATGATACGTGAAGGTCTATCACCTGATCCATTCACCTACAGTACA CTGCTATCAGGTTGCATGAAGTTGAAGCAGGGTTACACTAAGGCAATGGGATTGATCAATGAGATGAAATCTCGTTGTCTTCAGATGGATAGTGTAATATATGGCACTCTTCTGGCAATATGTGCATCGCATAACTACTGTGAGGAGGCTGAAGTATATTTTCAGAAAATGAAAGATGAAGGCCATAGTCCTAATCTGTTCCATTACAGCTCCCTGCTGAATGCATATTCAGAAAATGCTGATTATGGAAAAGCTGAGATGTTGATGAAAGATCTGAGGTCCTCCGGATTAACACCAAATAAG GTTATGTTGACCACTTTACTAAAGGTGTATTCTAAAGGTGGTATCTTTGAGAAGGCTAAGGAGCTGCTGACTGAACTGGAAGCCTCTGGCTTTGCACAGGATGAG ATGCCATACTGTATATTGATTGATGGCCTTGTCAAAGGTGGGAAGATAGAGGAAGCAAAGGTGCTATTTAATGAAATGAAAGGAAAAGGTGTCAAATCTG ATGGTTATGCATTTAGTATCATGATTTCAGCATTACACAGAGGTGGTCATCATCAAGAATCAAAACAACTTGCAAAAGAATTTGAGACCGAGAATGCATCATATGATCTAGTTATGCTTAATACATCACTGCGCACTTACTGCAGCACAAACGATATGGAGAGTGTAATGAGTATGCTAAAGAAGATGGATGAATTGAACATATCACCTGATAATATTACATTTAATACCTTGATAAGGTACTTCTGCAATGCAAAGGTTTATCACCTAGCGTACAAGACGATTGAAGATATGCATACAAAGGGTCATCAATTGAATGAG GAGCTTTGTTCTTATGTAATGGTACAGCTAGGAAAAGCAGGTTTTCCTTCTGAATCATTTTCTGTATATAATATGTTGAGATACAGTAAGAGAACAGTACGTAAATCTCTTCATGAGAAGGCTTTAGGCATCTTAATTTCAGCAGAACTTCTCAAGGATGCATACATAGTTGTTAAG GACAATGCTGAGCTGATATCTCCTTCATCTTTGGAGAAGTTTGCTAGATCTTTCATGGTATCAGGAAATATAAATCTTATTAACGATGTCATGAAAGCCCTAAACCGCTCCGGGTGGCGTATCAGCCAG GTCTTTTTCTGTGCAAAGGGAACAGTGTATCCCTTAGTTTCTTCTGCAGCAACTAAA GATATCTTTGGGAGAGCAATTCAGAGATACATCCGGAAGCCTGATAAGAAGCATATGCTGCTGTGCCTCTTGGACTGGATGACTGGACAAGGCTATTCTGTAGACTCGTCATCAAGGAACTTGCTTTTGAAGAATGCACAACTTTTTGGCCAAAATCAACTTATAGCAGAAATTCTTTCTAAGCAGCAGACAGCATCCAGGACCATTGGCCAAAGACACAAAAAATGA
- the LOC112895022 gene encoding pentatricopeptide repeat-containing protein At1g10910, chloroplastic isoform X2 — protein MEASSSLPMLAASSFLPPPQLLAPTCPRRAIPFVRVTAQTLEVPEAPKAPRPSPRRSAVAEVKASPDPVAALNRFEDVLQTQDCNIILRHCGDTRRWDDLSKVFEWMQEREMTNAASYSSYFKYLGLSRDPARALQVYGAIQDHPMRVQVSVCNSVLGCLVKNGRFDSSFKLYDEMIREGLSPDPFTYSTLLSGCMKLKQGYTKAMGLINEMKSRCLQMDSVIYGTLLAICASHNYCEEAEVYFQKMKDEGHSPNLFHYSSLLNAYSENADYGKAEMLMKDLRSSGLTPNKVMLTTLLKVYSKGGIFEKAKELLTELEASGFAQDEMPYCILIDGLVKGGKIEEAKVLFNEMKGKGVKSDGYAFSIMISALHRGGHHQESKQLAKEFETENASYDLVMLNTSLRTYCSTNDMESVMSMLKKMDELNISPDNITFNTLIRYFCNAKVYHLAYKTIEDMHTKGHQLNEELCSYVMVQLGKAGFPSESFSVYNMLRYSKRTVRKSLHEKALGILISAELLKDAYIVVKDNAELISPSSLEKFARSFMVSGNINLINDVMKALNRSGWRISQDIFGRAIQRYIRKPDKKHMLLCLLDWMTGQGYSVDSSSRNLLLKNAQLFGQNQLIAEILSKQQTASRTIGQRHKK, from the exons ATGGAAGCCTCGTCGTCCTTGCCGATGctcgccgcctccagcttccTCCCCCCGCCGCAGCTGCTGGCGCCGACATGCCCCCGGCGGGCCATCCCCTTCGTCCGCGTGACCGCGCAGACACTAGAAGTGCCGGAGGCGCCCAAAGCCCCGCGGCCGTCGCCTAGGCGCAGCGCCGTCGCCGAGGTCAAGGCCTCCCCCGACCCCGTAGCCGCGCTGAACAG GTTTGAGGATGTGCTGCAGACACAGGACTGCAACATAATCTTGCGCCACTGCGGTGATACCAGGCGCTGGGATGACCTCTCTAAG GTCTTCGAGTGGATGCAAGAGCGTGAAATGACCAACGCTGCTTCCTATAGCAGTTACTTCAAGTACCTTGGACTGAGCCGTGACCCCGCAAGGGCGCTGCAAGTGTATGGTGCCATCCAAGACCACCCGATGAGGGTTCAGGTCTCCGTCTGTAATTCGGTGCTTGGGTGCTTGGTGAAGAATGGGAGGTTTGACAGCAGCTTCAAGCTCTATGACGAGATGATACGTGAAGGTCTATCACCTGATCCATTCACCTACAGTACA CTGCTATCAGGTTGCATGAAGTTGAAGCAGGGTTACACTAAGGCAATGGGATTGATCAATGAGATGAAATCTCGTTGTCTTCAGATGGATAGTGTAATATATGGCACTCTTCTGGCAATATGTGCATCGCATAACTACTGTGAGGAGGCTGAAGTATATTTTCAGAAAATGAAAGATGAAGGCCATAGTCCTAATCTGTTCCATTACAGCTCCCTGCTGAATGCATATTCAGAAAATGCTGATTATGGAAAAGCTGAGATGTTGATGAAAGATCTGAGGTCCTCCGGATTAACACCAAATAAG GTTATGTTGACCACTTTACTAAAGGTGTATTCTAAAGGTGGTATCTTTGAGAAGGCTAAGGAGCTGCTGACTGAACTGGAAGCCTCTGGCTTTGCACAGGATGAG ATGCCATACTGTATATTGATTGATGGCCTTGTCAAAGGTGGGAAGATAGAGGAAGCAAAGGTGCTATTTAATGAAATGAAAGGAAAAGGTGTCAAATCTG ATGGTTATGCATTTAGTATCATGATTTCAGCATTACACAGAGGTGGTCATCATCAAGAATCAAAACAACTTGCAAAAGAATTTGAGACCGAGAATGCATCATATGATCTAGTTATGCTTAATACATCACTGCGCACTTACTGCAGCACAAACGATATGGAGAGTGTAATGAGTATGCTAAAGAAGATGGATGAATTGAACATATCACCTGATAATATTACATTTAATACCTTGATAAGGTACTTCTGCAATGCAAAGGTTTATCACCTAGCGTACAAGACGATTGAAGATATGCATACAAAGGGTCATCAATTGAATGAG GAGCTTTGTTCTTATGTAATGGTACAGCTAGGAAAAGCAGGTTTTCCTTCTGAATCATTTTCTGTATATAATATGTTGAGATACAGTAAGAGAACAGTACGTAAATCTCTTCATGAGAAGGCTTTAGGCATCTTAATTTCAGCAGAACTTCTCAAGGATGCATACATAGTTGTTAAG GACAATGCTGAGCTGATATCTCCTTCATCTTTGGAGAAGTTTGCTAGATCTTTCATGGTATCAGGAAATATAAATCTTATTAACGATGTCATGAAAGCCCTAAACCGCTCCGGGTGGCGTATCAGCCAG GATATCTTTGGGAGAGCAATTCAGAGATACATCCGGAAGCCTGATAAGAAGCATATGCTGCTGTGCCTCTTGGACTGGATGACTGGACAAGGCTATTCTGTAGACTCGTCATCAAGGAACTTGCTTTTGAAGAATGCACAACTTTTTGGCCAAAATCAACTTATAGCAGAAATTCTTTCTAAGCAGCAGACAGCATCCAGGACCATTGGCCAAAGACACAAAAAATGA
- the LOC112893935 gene encoding serine carboxypeptidase-like 50 — MAAPLPFSLLVIVLATAVSGSAAAAAAVSFPREALPTKSGYLPIPPANASLYFAFYEATHPLTPPASTPLLVWLEGGPGVPSLLSNFFQIGPYTFAAGRNNGSVPLSRNPFAWNRRFGLLFVDSPLGTGYSAAPSPSTIPTNQSVVAEHILAALQSFFAAQPAAFRARPLFLTGESYAGKTIPAAGSLILETNPELPEQWRINLQGVAIGNSLVHPVAQVTTHADAAYFMGLINDRQRREAEEMQAEAVALTSAGRWREASDARAQLLSWLRNATGLASLFDVAAVETPLEAVAAGAAELFNDAEVRAALGARAGGAPWQLDSPAVEAAFRDDVMKSAKPDVEALLGASTRVLLYEGIRDVKDGPVAAEAWLRELEWDGLPAFRDAARAVWRRSGGGGRLAGYVQRHGALVHVAVYGAGHLVPAAQGAAAQEMIEDWVLDRGLFGSGAAA, encoded by the coding sequence ATGGCAGCTCCTCTCCCGTTCTCCCTCCTCGTCATTGTCCTCGCCACGGCCGTCTCAGgctcagcggcggcggcggcggcggtatcCTTCCCCAGAGAAGCCCTCCCGACCAAGTCCGGCTACCTCCCGATCCCGCCGGCGAACGCTTCTCTCTACTTCGCCTTCTACGAGGCCACCCACCCGCTGACCCCGCCGGCCTCCACGCCGCTTCTCGTCTGGCTCGAGGGCGGCCCCGGCGTCCCCTCCTTGCTCAGCAACTTCTTCCAGATCGGCCCCTAcaccttcgccgccggccgcaacaACGGCTCTGTCCCGCTGTCGCGCAACCCCTTCGCGTGGAaccgccgcttcgggctcctCTTCGTCGACAGCCCGCTCGGCACCGGCTACAGCGCGGCGCCGTCCCCCTCCACCATACCCACGAACCAGTCCGTCGTCGCCGAGCACATCCTCGCCGCGCTCCAGTCGTTCTTCGCCGCCCAGCCGGCGGCGTTCCGCGCCCGCCCGCTCTTCCTCACCGGCGAGAGCTACGCCGGCAAGACCATCCCCGCGGCCGGCTCGCTCATACTGGAGACGAACCCCGAGTTGCCGGAGCAGTGGAGGATCAACCTGCAGGGCGTGGCCATCGGGAACAGCCTGGTCCACCCCGTGGCGCAGGTGACCACGCACGCGGACGCCGCCTACTTCATGGGGCTCATCAACGACAGGCAGAGGCGCGAGGCCGAGGAGATgcaggcggaggcggtggcgctgACCAGCGCGGGGCGGTGGCGCGAGGCGTCGGACGCGCGGGCGCAGCTGCTGTCGTGGCTGCGGAACGCCACGGGGCTCGCGTCGCTGTTCGACGTGGCGGCCGTGGAGACGCCCCTGGAGGCCGTGGCCGCCGGGGCCGCGGAGCTCTTCAACGACGCCGAGGtgagggcggcgctgggcgcccGGGCCGGGGGCGCGCCGTGGCAGCTGGACAGCCCGGCGGTGGAAGCGGCGTTCCGCGACGACGTGATGAAGAGCGCGAAGCCGGACGTGGAAGCGCTGCTCGGGGCGTCCACGCGCGTCCTCCTCTACGAGGGGATCCGCGACGTGAAGGACGGGCCGGTGGCCGCCGAGGCGTGGCTGCGGGAGCTGGAGTGGGACGGGCTGCCGGCGTTCCGGgacgccgcccgcgccgtgtggcggaggagcggcggcggcgggcggctcgccGGGTACGTGCAGAGGCACGGCGCGCTCGTGCACGTGGCCGTGTACGGGGCCGGACACCTGGTGCCGGCGGCGCAGGGGGCCGCGGCGCAGGAGATGATCGAGGACTGGGTGTTGGACAGGGGCCTGTTcggcagcggcgcggcggcgtaa
- the LOC112892345 gene encoding vacuolar-processing enzyme-like isoform X2: MSPSVLRGSASILIRPKSVYNQIFADICHAYQIMKKGGLKDENIIVFMYDDIAHSPENPRPGVIINHPQGGDVYAGVPKDYTGREVNVNNFFAVLLGNKTAVSGGSGKVVDSGPNDHIFVFYSDHGGPGVLGMPTYPYLYGDDLVDVLKKKHAAGTYKSLVFYLEACESGSIFEGLLPNDINVYATTASNAEESSWGTYCPGEFPSPPPEYDTCLGDLYSIAWMEDSDFHNLRTESLKQQYNLVKDRTSVHNTYSYGSHVMQYGSLNLNVQHLFSYIGTNPANDGNKFVEGNSLPSFTRAVNQRDADLVYFWQKYRKMAEGSPGKNDARKELLEVMAHRSHVDNSVELIGSLLFGSEDGPRVLKAVRAAGEPLVDDWSCLKSMVRAFEAQCGSLAQYGMKHMRSFANICNAGILPEAVSKVAAQACTSIPSNPWSSIHKGFSA; encoded by the exons ATGTCACCATCAGTGTTGCGGGGATCAGCATCCATCCTGATAAGGCCAAAATCTGTATATAACCAGATATTT GCGGACATCTGCCATGCCTACCAGATCATGAAGAAGGGCGGACTCAAGGACGAAAACATCATCGTCTTCATGTACGACGATATCGCTCACAGCCCGGAGAATCCGAGGCCTGGTGTCATCATCAACCATCCCCAGGGTGGCGATGTCTATGCTGGGGTTCCAAAG GATTACACTGGGAGGGAGGTCAATGTCAACAATTTCTTCGCTGTTCTGCTTGGCAACAAAACAGCTGTCAGTGGTGGGAGCGGCAAGGTTGTGGATAGTGGCCCCAATGATCATATTTTCGTTTTCTACAGTGACCATGGGGGTCCTGGTGTCCTTG GGATGCCTACCTACCCGTACCTCTACGGCGATGACCTCGTAGATGTCCTGAAGAAGAAGCATGCTGCCGGGACGTACAAAAGCCTG GTCTTTTACCTTGAAGCATGTGAATCTGGGAGCATATTTGAGGGCCTCCTGCCCAACGACATCAATGTGTACGCGACCACTGCTTCAAATGCAGAGGAGAGCAGCTGGGGAACGTACTGCCCTGGCGAGTTCCCGAGCCCTCCGCCAGAGTATGATACCTGCTTGGGAGACTTGTATAGTATTGCTTGGATGGAAGACAG TGATTTCCACAATTTGCGAACTGAGTCTCTCAAGCAACAATACAATTTG GTCAAGGATAGGACGTCGGTTCACAACACTTACAGCTATGGTTCCCATGTGATGCAATACGGTTCACTGAACCTGAATGTGCAGCATTTATTTTCTTACATTGGCACAAACCCTGCTAACGATGGCAACAAGTTTGTGGAAGGCAATTCATTGCCATCATTCACAAGAGCTGTTAATCAGCGTGATGCTGATCTTGTTTACTTCTGGCAAAAG TACCGGAAAATGGCTGAGGGCTCACCTGGGAAAAATGATGCCCGGAAGGAATTGCTTGAAGTGATGGCCCACAGATCTCATGTTGACAACAGTGTTGAGCTGATTGGAAGCCTTCTCTTTGGCTCAGAGGACGGTCCAAGGGTTCTGAAGGCTGTTCGTGCAGCTGGTGAACCTTTGGTTGATGATTGGAGCTGCCTCAAGTCCATG GTTCGTGCATTTGAGGCGCAGTGTGGGTCGTTGGCGCAGTATGGAATGAAGCACATGAGGTCCTTTGCAAACATCTGCAATGCCGGCATCCTTCCTGAAGCAGTGTCAAAGGTCGCTGCTCAGGCTTGCACCAGCATTCCTTCCAACCCCTGGAGCTCCATCCACAAGGGTTTTAGTGCCTAA